In the Scyliorhinus canicula chromosome 23, sScyCan1.1, whole genome shotgun sequence genome, one interval contains:
- the rps19bp1 gene encoding ribosomal protein S19 binding protein 1 — MSAALLRKGLDLLSADVRDKGESGKRVTPGLSKGAKKRLERIQRQGKKNKATVKDKVFKSALDEYWKKKAADHTEENLQYMLGSKFLTEDSVTQKVLAYNQGRKAKDRPETEEAKKEEKSVFTESEFRKFEREYFGAP; from the exons ATGTCGGCGGCGCTGCTGAGGAAGGGGCTGGACCTGCTGAGCGCCGATGTGAGAG ACAAAGGGGAGAGCGGGAAGAGGGTGACTCCAGGACTCTCGAAGGGGGCGAAGAAGCGATTGGAGAGAATTCAGCGCCAAGGCAAGAAGAACAAGGCGACTGTCAAAGACAAAGTATTTAAATCAGCGCTGG ATGAGTACTGGAAGAAAAAGGCAGCAGATCACACTGAGGAAAATCTGCAGTATATGCTCGGTTCCAAGTTCCTGACCGAGGACAGTGTTACCCAAAAG GTTTTGGCATACAACCAGGGAAGGAAGGCAAAGGATCGCCCAGAGACAGAGGaggcgaagaaggaagagaagagcGTATTCACGGAGAGCGAATTCAGGAAGTTTGAGAGGGAGTATTTTGGGGCGCCCTAA